The nucleotide window ACTATACTGCATTATCCCCTTCGGGAAATCCCAACGCAACTcacaagtagcaggaagaatttctgacgccgttgtcgggagacatcatcaacatctatcaagtACCTACCCATAAACTTTTATCTCCTTGCATTTActttattttccatttgcctctcgttttcatctcccccacttctaaaacattttcacaaaaacacaaaaatattttttccctttTTGCATGTTTGCTTGCTTTTTGCCTTCATGTCAACACTCAAAAACGaaaaaataaataagaaaaattaagatggatcctcatcctcttgctaatatttttaaaagatccaattatgattaaccaattgctagtgagatgtttgcactagattatctctatgaagttttgcttgaaattcatgaatctaaaaattgtgatgtgatgtttgcttgaactacgtcggtattttaccaaagaggaagggatgatgcaacacaataatggtaggtatttccctcagtgatgagaccaaggttatcgaacaagtaggagaaccatgcaacaccacgtaaacagctcctgcacacaaagaacaaatacttgcaacccgacgtaagagaggggttgtcaatccctcacgggtaaaaggataggtaaaattgtagtagattggagaaatagatctcgcgggaacacgagataaaataaataaataaaagttgcagcaaggtatttttggatttttggattaatagatctgaaaataaaagcaaataaaaatagatcgcgaaggaaaatataataaagaagagacccgggggccgtagatttcactagtggcttctctcgagaaaaatagcaaactgtgggtaaacaaattactgttgggcaattgatagaacttcaaataatcatgacgatatccaggcaatgatcattatataggcatcacatccaagattagtagaccggctcctgcccgcatctactactattactccacacatagacCGCTTTCCAACATGCATCtaatgtattaagttcatggagaaacagagtaatgcaataataacgatgacatgatgtaggcaagatctatttatgtagaaatacaccccatcttgttatccttaatagcaacgatacatacgtgtcggttccccttctgtcccTGGGATCATGCACcataagattgaacccatcacaaagcacctcttcccattgcaagataaatagatcaagttggccaaacaaaacccaaatatcggagaataaatatgaggctataagcaataatgcatataagagatcaaagaagactcaagtaactttcatggataaaaacatagatctgatcataaactcaaagttcatcggatcccaacaaacacaccacaaaaagggttacatcatatggatctccaagagaccattgtattgagaatcaaaagagagagagagagagagagagagagagaggaagccatctagctactaactacggacacgtaggtctacaaaagactactcatgcatcatcagagaggcaccaatgaggatgacgAACCCCTCTGTGATTGTGTCTAGATTGGGTCTGTGGTTTCTGGGACTAGCGGCGACTAGAATTGATTTATTTCGACTCTCCTATGGTATATGGAATattgggggtatttatagagcaaagaggcggtgcgggaggccaccgaggtgggcacaacccacctgggcgcgcctggggccccaggcgcgccctagtgggttgtgcccccctcggggcacccccaccCCCTAGGTGCTTCTCCGGTCCAttgggtgtcttttggtccataaaaattccacgaaaagtttcgctgcatttggactccgtttggtattgatttcctgcgatgtaaaaaagcaaaaaaaatacaattggcactgggcactatgtcaataggttagtataaaaaattatataaaatgattgtaacaCATCCAAGAAAGATAATATAACCGCagggaacaataaaaaattatagataagttggagacgtatcatgatgAAGTGTTAAAAGAAGAAATTGTTAAGGTGATTGacgatagctccttgaatgagaAGCATGATTACAATGATATTATTATAAATTCTAGTAATGACAATtgtgctaatgatatgcaaatcttcaagcttggggatgataaTTTTGTTATGTCAACTACTTATtacaatgatcatgattgggtgATAATTTttttatgatcttgaaaatttatttaagcctcatgatgaatatgaaATTGATAATCATGTTTGCAATAAtgttgaaagtgggtttggaagaatgtcaaTTTTAGGTAAAAAGAATCCCACATgtttggagagtgttcaatcttatgaatttttttatgaaactgggattggagaggtcatgacttcagttgatgttaatcccactatcttggaagattataaacttttatgcatgtggataatgaagagaaaattttatatgatagctatattgttgaatttgagtatgatactacatgtaattattatgagaggggGAATATGCTTCCTTCTTCCTTGCATAAGCTAGATATTGCTTGTCTTGATAAAATTTTTCCTATAAAATGtatatgcataggaagtatgtcaAACTTAAATGTGTtggtcacatgttttatgatgctctctttgtgctttaattcttgtcttttatgtgagcatcattaataTCCCAAGCATACCTTAAATGCTATAAAGAAagagcttgttgggagacaacccaatagtTATCTTTTCTGTTTTTTGTGTGCACACAATTATGCTATTTttatggttgtgtttttgtgttttaattagtgtttctgccaagtaaagccttttgGGATGACTTGGATGGCAATTCCTTTGATTCTGTGCAAAAACATAAACTTTTTCTTCCAGTAGCAGAATTGTTAAAATTTTCTAGAGCTTGATAAATTGTTAAATGTTTTTAAcatgattgatatacaaattgcccacattgtcctaatgtttcagaatttttggagttacacaAGTATGGTCATTGTTtgaattactacagactgttctgtttttgacagattatgtttttgtTTCGTTGTTCGCTTGTTTTcatgaatctatggattgtatcggggggtataagccatggtgaagttagaatacagtaggcataatgcaataataaaatataaacggatttgcaacagtacctaaagtagtgatttgctttattatactaacggatctcatgaaggttttgttgagttttgcgtgctgaagttttcaagttttgagtgagatcacgatggatgaaggaataaggagtggcaagagcctaagctcagggatgcccgaggcaccccaaggtaatattcaaggactcccaagcatcTAATGGGGCGCGCCCCTCAGGCTTGTGGGCCCTggtcttggggatgccccggaaggcatcccctctttcttctaccgACCATCGGTAAtgttacttggagctatattttttattcatcacatgatatgattttttcttggagcgtcgtgtattatatgagtctttgttttctttttagtttgtcacaatcatccttgttggacacacctttttgagagggacacacatttttcatgatttgttagaatactctatgtgcttcacttatatcttttgagctaggtagttgctctagtgcttcacttatatcttttagagcacgacggtgatTAAATTtcgaagaaatagatgaactatcatgcttcacttatatcattttgagagttgATAATAGTAATGGTAATTTGCACAAGATATGAATTTGGTCTCAATGTGATGACTAttcaagaaggatataataaaactTTCGTGTAGATCACTAgatatgataagtttgattccttaCAACAGTTTTGCGATATGGGGATGATAATATGTGCGttatgctagtgagtaattgtgatctagtaagaatattggtgttaaggtttgtgattccctatgcatgcatgtaaagtcaatagttatgcaacaaagttatatcctacttatggtgcatgaTTCAGTGTTAGTTATTCTCAATGCATGTGTATGACTGTTTTCGTTttttggttggttgcttctcaatctatttgctagcctccatttgtactaagcgggaatactgcttgtgcatccaattccttaaacccaaagttatgccaaatgagtccactatacctacctatatgcggtatttacatGCCGTTCCAAATAAATTTGCATGTGCTAACTCTAATCATTCAAAAAACTATCCGTTTAGTATGCCCGTACCTCTCATGAAGCGACAAAGGGTGGCCAATATCTTTCATGCTAAatggttattctcacgatgagtgtttattcacttgtcattgaaCGAGAAAGTGAcaggtaatagggatgcccagtctgaaaatgaaagaaaaaaaataaaaataaaataataaagTCCCCCTTGGAAAGTTGAAAGTTTGGAAGGCACCCATGGATACAGCTAGCCATGGATTATGAAAGaatggtggagggggagtaaactttattttctgtttgggaagcGCCTATAGTGTGTCTAGCATGGGAGATATTGGAAACTTTCGGTCGTGacgttgacaggaaaagcatgcgtCTCTCAAAAATAATTTTATCTCTATTTTAAACTTTGAGCTCTGCCACCTCTGCAAATCTCTGctcccctctgcgaagggcctatctattttaattttatgcatttttatttttatgttgagtctccatcttctcttataaagcaccaactagagAGCATTATTGTCATGCTtgtgcattgggtgtagttaatgttgagtgtgtttcatgaatggatcaacgactgagcataatgggctagggatacctttctttagcgttgatattttgaaagacatggttgcttgttagTATGGTTGAGTATTTATATCTTCATGTCAAGCtgtagactattgctttgaatcactcaagTCAAAATATCGATGCCACAACAGAAAAGATTtatttgatgaatatgatatgtagcattccacatcaaaaattctattttatcatttacctactagagGGCGAGCAAGAATTAAGTTTGGggacgctgatacgtctccaacgtatctataattttttattgttccatgctattatagtatcaatcttggatattttatatgcatttacaagcaattatatatcatttttgggactagcctattaacttagtgcccaatgcaagttgctgttttttttcctatttttgGTTTTCTAGTAtatcagtaccaaacgaagtccaaatgccacaaaactttttgaagatctttttcTGGACAaaagagaccctagaagcttcaGGAGAGGGCCAGAAGATGAAGGAGGGGCCCACGAGCACCacggcgcgcccagggggtgggcgtgccctggTGGCTCGTGGGGCCCACATTCACCCGTTTGACCTAATTCTGGctctataaattctctaaaatcgGGAAACCAACAGTGAGCCACCCAAAATACTTTTTCCGCCGCTGCAAGTTCCTGTTCTCGAGATATctcatctggaggccttttccggcactctgccgaagggggaatcaatcgtggaggggctctacatcaaccttgctgcctttctgatgatgtgtgagtagtttaccatagacctacgggtccatagttagtagctagatggcttcttctctctctctttgatcttcagtACAATGTTctacttgatgttcttggagttctattcgatgtaatcacTTTTTGCGAGTTCGGTGACCACTGCCAAGGGTTGCCATTTTTACGGGTttggtgaccgccctcaagggtcccttagtggaatcatggcatcttgcattgtgcaagggcgtgaggagattacggtggccctagtggcttcttggggagcattgtgcctccacaccactccaaaTCAAGATTAGCATATGCatgggtgtgaacttcgggatacatcatcgtctttgtgtgcctcggttatctcttacccgagccctttacttattcactttactttgtgatagccatagaCATGatatatatcttgctatcacttagttgtttattttgcttagcataagttgttggtgcacataggtgagcctagtcgatttaggttttgtgcttgacaaattaaacGCTAGTTTTATTTCCATTTGTTCAAGGATAAACCATAATTAtgttaaagcgcctattcaccccccccccattctaggcgacatccacgatcttttaAACTTCAAGTTCACTAGGCTGACATGATCATTCTTAATGATAATCGATGTGCCGTCGGCGTATTGCAAATGAGTAATAACCCCCTCACTCAGCTCTGGGAAAACTCCCTGAATGTGACCAGCCTTCTTAGCTCCCTCTAGGTCTAGGATGACCGCCAAGGCTTCAACCATTATGTTGAAAAGCAATGGGGatatggggtcaccttgcctgaCCCCTTTTGAATTACGAAAATATGGTCTCATCTCTCCGTTAATGTTGATGGCCGTCTGGCCACCCCTGACCATTTGCATGATCCAACTCACCCACAGTGGTAAAAAAACCTTTCAGCCCCATGATTTTTTTAGGAATTCCCAGTTAAAGCGGTCATATGCCTTCTCAAAATCCAATTTCAGTACAAGGAAGCTCTCCTTTTGTTGATTTACTTAATGAAGGACCTCATGGAGTATTGAGATCCCCTCGAGGATGTTGCGGCCTTGGATAAAGGCTGGTTAGCTTTGGCTGATAATCTGATCGCAATCGGCGTCAGCCGAGTGGCAAACCCCTTAACTAACAAGCAGAAACCAATATTGATCAGTGCAATGGGTCTGAACTGCTTAATAAGCTCCGCCCCTGGAGTCTTAGGAAGCAGGGTAATGATGGCATAGTTTAGGCCCTTGATATCGACTCTTCCCCTTGTGGAAGTATCTGAAAGTTTTAACATCTGCTGTCCTATCAAAGGCCAGAATTTCTTGTAGAATTTAACCGGAAAACAATCTGGCCCGGCGCGGTATTAGTGTGAGTATCCTTAAGTGCCGATTCCAGCTCCATCATGGAGAATGGTCTATCTTGTATTAATAGAATGGATGTAGCGTCTGCCCACGTTCGATGTCTTCCGGGCCAGCAAGAGCATGCAGTTTTTTTTTTCAAGAACAAGGACGATTTCAGTGGCAATCAAGTTGATCCAAGGACGAGAACAAGACGGGTCGATTTATGCTTCCTTAGTTAAGGAGATTAGATATCTCATGTCACTTCATGAATGATGTATTACTCATGTTAGCCGTCATGTTAATAAGGTTAGTGATAGCTTAGCAAATTTTGCCCGCATAGAGGGAAGAGCAATGACTTGGCTAGGATCTGGTCCCCTTGTTGCGGTAGAACTATCAGCGGCTGATTGTAATTTTCTTGGTGGTTGAGTAATACAAATTTCACTCGCAAAAAAGAAAAGGACGATTTCAGTGGCCATCTCGGAGATGAATGAATCCTAGATCCCTGTCCGGCTGTCCCTGTGGTCACCGGCAGCAACCAGCGATGTCCACCACAGAGCACAGAACTAGATCGGTCCAAACGAAACGACGGAGATCGCTCTAAATCCCCAGTACGTACAGTACTATTTTGCGTTGTCAAAATCTTGATGGAGCTGGAGCCCGCGGAAAGTGGCGCTACGACTCTACTGCCTTTTCTACGTTTGCCACAAGCCACGCCGCTGCTCTGCAAAGCTTTGAGCACTCGCAGCAGTGCCGCAGAAGCAGCAGTGAATAGCTTTGGGCTCGCATCCCTGGTCCTGCGAGCTCCCCTGCACTGTGCCCCCCCACAAGGCCCAAGGGCCCCCCGCCCTTTGCTTTTGCTGCACGCCTTGTTGGCGACGCAGGAGGGTCGGGTCTCATGGCCACCCATCCATGAATGAATAAATGGCCACCTAACCTAACTTTGGGAACTTCCATCGGCTCCATCTTTGCCGGACGACCGGCCCTCGGGAGCTTTAAAAAGAAACCGGAAAATGGTCTCAGCAGCAGGCACCCAGCCACTCACTCACTGTCGCTGATATCACCAGTTGTAACTTGTATCTGGTGAAGCAATTGCTCGCTTGAAAGGGCCGTGGAGCGGAAGGAACAAGACAACCACATGCTATCTAgtattagggcatctccagccgcgcctcCAGAAAGGCCTTCTCAGACGATTTTTTTGTGCCGGCGTCAAACAAACAGCCCAATCACGTCCCAGGAGACTGATTTTCACCGTCCTaggccgaaaacagcgccggtggacccaggccgaacccggcacgctgggggcgcccgggggcgccggggcgaactgttttggcgcgaaacagccgcgggcccgccgcgtcagcgacacgGCGCCTCGTTTTTccccaacggcctcggttcccgcggggaatcaatgccaaggctgccgccggtcagccttgccattgattcctcatgggcggcgcgtcacgggacggcgcgccgacgcctcccctccctcgcacgcgtacacacgggtgcggcgcggctatatagccggtggcctgcactcgcctgtgaccacaccagccccgcccctcgtcgccgcccaGCTCCTCCTTTTCcctacctctcccgagcgccgccgcccagcccctccccctatctctctacctctcccgagcccgtcgccatggcggaacgctaccccggagacgaggcgacggccaacggcttcggccgtcgttcgctccgcgaacaggagtcctgactcctgttccaggcgaacatcccggcaCCGCCGGACATGCGCGTCGGGCCGACAGGGTGAAGGCTCAGCgccgggggagtgcccattcccccgttgctcgacgccgtggcgaagccgaagtacttcgctgaggaagtcgaggtcgtgcgcgcctccctcaccgacgcccaACTCTCCCTTCCCCAGTACGCAGCCGACAACCACGCGTGGGCGGCGTATttcgagcgccgccagcagcagcgcTTGGCGTCCATCAATGGCGCGCCGGTGGTTGGCGGCCGGCAGAACAGCGAgggcgccacctgtggtggggcgtccccggccgcacactcgagggcatgctgacgtacctcgagggcggcaatgacccgccgttggcgtacccggcgagggcggccgccccggcgcagcaccgacgcgccgggccatgggcgccaaggaggtttggatcctcctcctcttcttcctcctcccgatcttcatcgcactcctccggcactccggccctgctcgacgtcaaggccgagcccgcggcggagacgccgctcggccggcgcactcgcagcgtcggcatcgtcatcaacgagggcggccggcgcgcctactcgccggctcctcctccgcgcttcgtcaagccaaagacggagtcggggctcgcgccggtgaagacggagccggggctcgcaCCGGTGAAGAAGGAGCCGGCCGCGCCGATGACGACGGAGCTCAACGACGACGACGCGGCCCTGGAATGGGCGCGCAGGGACTCCATAGCGATGGAGAAGGAGCGCCTGGAGAAGGCGAAGGAGCGCCCGCGCGCCGCCCTGCTTCGCTTCGCGGAGCGTCGACACGGCCGCGACGAAGGCGGAATCGTCGTCAtctgcgacagcgacgacgacgacgatgcgccgccaccagtccgccatggcgacgccgggcaggggtccagcagggaCGCCCGCGTtaaggaggagaaggccgacgacgacgatggcggcgactTCAGCCACTTTTTTGTTTAGATTAGTTTATGTATATGTGCTATGTAATAAAAATCCGCGAACTTCGCCGAAATGTGCCAAAATTTATTGTGTTTGgccgaaatttatcgtgtttaagccgaacttcgccgaatttttttttattttaaaaCGTGCCTAGGGCGGCTCTGGGACCGGCGGCTGCGGACCAACTCGCCCTAGGTCTAATTTTTACACCAACTCACCTCAGACGACGATTTTAAACGCTATGGAAGCCAACGGCGGGAGATGCCCTTACTACCACCATCCTCGGTTCCCCGCTCCGGTTCCGGCGCGACCGCGACTAGAACTAGATAGATACACACAAGCGGACAAGCCGCGGAAGCATGGCTTGGAGTTTCCACTTTGTTCCcttgctcctcctcctcctcctgctctcCTCCACTTCCGCAGTGGCCACCTCCGGGCACAGCACCGGCAACGCCACCGCAAGCCTGAGGCCAGGGCGGGAGCCGCTCAAGCACCGGAGGAGGGTTAGGGCTCTCCTCGGCAGGCTCAACAAGCCCCCCCTCAAGACCATCAAGGTCACCATCTGTATACCTCAAAGTGAAACTAGTTCTGCACTGCGCATTCTTCTCTCCATCTGTTTGTTTGTGGTTACAATGGAAATGCTtgctttatgttttgcagagCCCGGATGGTGATTTAATCGACTGCGTCCCCTCTCACCTCCAGCCCGCGTTCGACCACCCGATGCTCAAGGGACAAAAGCCTCTGGTAATTAAAAGCATCTTCTTTGTGAGAAGCGTTGTGCCTCTCTCTCGTGTGAGAAGTGTTGCTAAGCTAGTTCGATGCTTAACTTGACTAGGACCCGCCGGAGAGGCCCAAGAACTACAACTCCACCATTGCTGGAGCGGCGGTGGTGCAGGCGTGGCATGCCACCGGCGAGGCGTGCCCGGAAGGGACGGTGGCGCTGCGGCGGACCACGGAGAAGGATCTGCTCAGGGCCAGCTCCCTCAGGAGGTACGGCAGGAAGCCGCCACGCCGGACCACTCGCCGTGATTCCACCAGCAGTGGCCATGAGGTTGGTCGCTTTGCACACTCTACTGTCTCCTCTCCCCTACATTCTCATGGATAAAAATACACTGAAAGAAATAACTCTTGCACCTACAATAATGTTAATATGTCATAGTAAAGTAACAAAAGAATGGTTTGGTAGTGGCATAGATATAATTTTTCATTTCCGTAAAATACTTTTTTTCCAGTGGTAGGTCTAAAATTGTCTGTAAATAGTAGAATGCGCCTATGATGACAGCAACTCTGCACTGTTACGCCAAGGAGAAGggaaagagaaagaaaaaaatgtgAGCAAACCAAATTAGCTCTGTAGTTTGCTCTGTAAAAAGAATATGGGAATGAACTTCCAGTGTTGGGGCTTGTGGCACCTGGAAAAGCTACAAAAGAGAAGCCCGTACTACTCAGGAAAAGGATAATCACAGCAATTAGACAGTCACTGCTTGCATATGAGTCCATAGAAGCTTCACTAGGGAAAAATCCAGATTGCTAATTTTTACTTTGCTACTAGGATCACTGGTTGCCTTTGTTCATATCTGTAGGCCAACATTTGTTTAGATCCATTGGCAACTAGTGCGGCCAGTTCAGATACCCTCTGCTTGACTACACGACTCGGGCATAGAAATATTTCAGTCAGGACGGTGGTCAGACTCCTGTCTGGCAGTGCAGTTTCAGCTGGCAGCATGTGCATCTCATCTGGGTTTTGGAGTAGTTTATTTGCCAAGACATGTCCTGCACATTGGTAATTTAACTAAGATCTCTGCACGTTATGCTTGCTGTGAAGCCAATGACAAAGTTCTCAAAAATCTGAATTTGGTTCAAAGGTAGGGTTATAATTAAACAGAGAAGCCAAATGATTCCAAGGGCCAATGCGATAGCTCAGTTCCCTGTTCTGCGCATCTAGTTGTGCTTCGGTTGGGCATCTTGAGCTAGAATTAGGTATTCAAAGGAGCATTTTGTTGCCCTCTGTGATTAAAATCAAAATAGCAGTACCTTCATAAACATTGTCTGATGTCGGCACACTCGGCGACATTGCGTGAAGAACCAATACCGCCCTTATTTTGTACTACCTCCGTCCGGAAATAAGGGACGTGGTTCTAGTATTTCGAAACGGAGTATTTGTAAACCAGATAATTTGTGGTATAGGAGAGGACCAGAGGCAATATATTGGGCTTTTGAAGCGTAGTGTTAACCTTCCATCCAAGTTACTGACTGTATTTTTTTCTCCTCTAGAACAGTGGTCTGAATTTATTAATTAATCAAGCCACTAGTGGTAAACATGAAGACTAATGTTTTGTTAGAAAGCTGTGGACATACATAAATGCCATGCATAAGACATAAGATTCTTATCATGAATATCAAGTTGAATGTACCTTCATCGAGTTTACCAATGAGCTTAATCTCCGGAGGAGAGATGCTCAGCAGACACACAAGAAGAGAACCCATGTGGTTTGGAACAACTAAATAAACAATTTGTACATGTGCAGAAGCTTCATTAACCTAATCAAAATGCATGAGCAAATAACTCGTCTTGAATGACGGGCTCTTTGACTCAACCATTAGAGTAACTTGGTTGCTTTGTCTTATATCCACTGCATTCGAGCAGCGTAGTTACTGTGCCACTCCCTTTCCCCTAAGCGAAAGATTGGACTTACCATACCTAGCTAGTTACTATCCAAATTGAAAAACATAGTAGTATCTAGTAGCTGAATAATGCTTGGAGTCTACTGCTCTTAACATAGCTCTGTTTTTTGGAGGCAGCATGCAGTTGGGTATGTGAATTCAGAGAAATACTATGGGGCCAGAGCGAGTGTAAACGTGTGGTCACCCAGGATAGATGACCCATCCGAGTTCAGCCTGTCGCAGATCTGGGTCATCTCCGGCTCCTTCGGCCACGATCTCAACACCATTGAGGCTGGATGGCAGGTACATGAACAGAATGATACTATAAAAGATTCTTGAAACAATATCATTGTACTACTTATCTGCAGAAAGAACATGAAAGATGAAACCCTTGTCATCTCATTTTCAGGTCAGCCCGGAGCTGTATGGAGATAGCAATGCCAGGTTCTTCACTTACTGGACAGTAAGTAGTATTGTTTGCACAAACAAAAACTTCACCTCTTGCCTGGTCAGTGGCTGAGTTGAACTAAACGTGCACTCTTTTCGCAGACCGATGCGTACCAAGAGACGGGGTGCTACAACCACAACTGCCGCGGGTTCGTCCAGACCACCAACAAGATCGCCGTCGGCGCGGCCATCACGCCACAGTCGGTGTACAACGGGAGGCAGTTTGATATCAATCTGATGATATGGAAGGTAAATGCCATTTCAGAATCACTGCAGTAATTTTCATTTTTCAAGAAGGATTGGTTGATATCTGCATGGCAAATGCCTGATGATGCATGGCTGGTCCTAACTCCTCAGGATCCCAAGCACGGGCACTGGTGGCTGGAGCTGGGCCCGGGCGTGGTGGTGGGCTACTGGCCGTCCGGCCTGTTCACCCACCTGGCGCACCACGCGAGGATGGTGCAGTTCGGCGGCGAGGTCGTCAACACCCGGCCGCCGGGGTCCCACACGGCGACGCAGATGGGCAGCGGCCACTTCCCCG belongs to Triticum urartu cultivar G1812 chromosome 7, Tu2.1, whole genome shotgun sequence and includes:
- the LOC125520694 gene encoding uncharacterized protein LOC125520694, with product MAWSFHFVPLLLLLLLLSSTSAVATSGHSTGNATASLRPGREPLKHRRRVRALLGRLNKPPLKTIKSPDGDLIDCVPSHLQPAFDHPMLKGQKPLDPPERPKNYNSTIAGAAVVQAWHATGEACPEGTVALRRTTEKDLLRASSLRRYGRKPPRRTTRRDSTSSGHEHAVGYVNSEKYYGARASVNVWSPRIDDPSEFSLSQIWVISGSFGHDLNTIEAGWQVSPELYGDSNARFFTYWTTDAYQETGCYNHNCRGFVQTTNKIAVGAAITPQSVYNGRQFDINLMIWKDPKHGHWWLELGPGVVVGYWPSGLFTHLAHHARMVQFGGEVVNTRPPGSHTATQMGSGHFPGEGFDRAAYFRNLQVVDWDNSIIRASGLKLLADHPGCYDIQGGSNGRWGTYFYYGGPGRNVKCP